One genomic segment of Ictalurus punctatus breed USDA103 chromosome 4, Coco_2.0, whole genome shotgun sequence includes these proteins:
- the ddb1 gene encoding DNA damage-binding protein 1, with amino-acid sequence MSYNYVVTAQKPTAVNACITGHFTSAEDLNLLIAKNTRLEIYVVTAEGLRPVKEIGMYGKIAVMELFRPKGESKDLLFILTAKYNACILEYKQNGDSIDIITRAHGNVQDRIGRPSETGIIGIVDPECRMIGLRLYDGLFKVIPLDRDNRELKAFNIRLEELQVIDVHFLFGCQAPTVCFIYQDPQGRHVKTYEVSLKEKEFSKGPWKQENVEAEASMVIPVPEPFGGAIIIGQESITYHNGDKYLAIAPPTIKQSTIVCHNRVDPNGSRYLLGDMDGRLFMLLLEKEELIDGSMVLKDLRVELLGETSIAECLTYLDNGVVFVGSRLGDSQLVKLNVDSNDQGSYVAVMETFTNLGPIVDMCVVDLERQGQGQLVTCSGAFKEGSLRIIRNGIGIHEHASIDLPGIKGLWPLRSEAGRETDDMLVLSFVGQTRVLMLSGEEVEETELPGFVDNQQTFFCGNVAHQQLIQITSGSVRLVTQDSKALTSEWKEPQGRNISVAACNSTQVVLAVGRVLYYLQILSGELKQISSTEMEHEVACLDITPLGESSGESSLCAVGLWTDISARVLRLPCFSPLHKEMLGGEIIPRSILMTTFEGSHYLLCALGDGALFYFGLDLETGTLTERKKVTLGTQPTVLRTFRSLSTSNVFACSDRPTVIYSSNHKLVFSNVNLKEVNYMCPLNSEGYPDSLALANNSTLTIGTIDEIQKLHIRTVPLYESPKRICYQEVSQCFGVLSSRVEMQDVNGTTAPVRPSASTQALSSSVSSSKLFPSSTSPHETSFGEEVEVHSLLVVDQHTFEVLHAHQFLPSEYALSLVSCKLGKDPAVYFIVGTAMVYPEEAEPKQGRIIVFHYTDGKLQTVAEKEVKGAVYSIVEFNGKLLASINSTVRLYEWTAEKELRTECNHYNNIMALYLKTKGDFILVGDLMRSVLLLAYKPMEGNFEEIARDFNPNWMSAVEILDDDNFLGAENAFNLFVCQKDSAATTDEERQHLQEVGVFHLGEFVNVFCHGSLVLQNLGESSTPTQGSVLFGTVNGMIGLVTSLSEGWYSLLMDLQNRLNKVIKSVGKIEHSFWRSFNTERKTEQATGFIDGDLIESFLDLGRAKMQEVVSTLQIDDGSGMKREATVDEVIKIVEELTRIH; translated from the exons ATGTCCTACAACTACGTTGTAACGGCGCAGAAACCCACCGCGGTGAACGCCTGCATCACTG GTCACTTCACTTCAGCGGAGGATCTTAACCTTCTCATAGCAAAGAACACACGTCTGGAGATCTATGTGGTCACGGCAGAAGGATTACGGCCGGTCAAAGAAATCGGCATGTACGGCAAGATCGCCGTCATGGAGCTCTTCAGACCCAAA GGTGAAAGTAAGGACCTTCTGTTCATTTTGACGGCCAAATACAACGCCTGCATCTTGGAGTACAAGCAGAATGGAGACAGCATTGATATCATCACTCGTGCTCATGGAAACGTTCAG GATCGGATCGGGCGTCCATCAGAGACCGGGATCATCGGTATTGTGGACCCGGAGTGTCGTATGATTGGTCTGCGTCTCTACGACGGTCTTTTTAAAGTCATCCCGTTGGATCGGGACAACCGTGAGCTCAAAGCCTTTAACATTCGACTGGAGGAGCTGCAGGTCATAGacgttcacttcctgtttggatGTCAGGCCCCTACCGTCTGTTTTATATATCAG GACCCTCAGGGACGTCACGTGAAGACGTACGAGGTGTCTCTGAAGGAGAAGGAGTTCAGTAAGGGTCCTTGGAAACAGGAGAACGTCGAAGCCGAGGCCTCGATGGTTATTCCTG TTCCCGAGCCGTTCGGCGGCGCTATAATCATTGGCCAGGAGTCCATCACGTATCACAACGGAGATAAATACCTGGCCATCGCACCTCCGACAATCAAG CAAAGCACGATCGTGTGTCACAACCGCGTGGACCCGAACGGCTCTCGCTATCTCCTGGGTGATATGGATGGAAGGCTGTTCATGCTCCTGCTGGAGAAAGAGGAACTGATCGATGGCTCCATGGTGCTCAAAGATCTACGGGTGGAACTGCTAGGAGAG ACATCCATCGCTGAGTGTCTGACCTACCTGGATAACGGAGTGGTGTTTGTTGGATCCAGGCTTGGAGATTCTCAACTGGTTAAA ctGAACGTGGACAGTAACGATCAGGGCTCGTACGTGGCGGTTATGGAAACGTTCACTAACCTGGGACCGATAGTGGACATGTGTGTTGTGGATCTGGAGCGGCAGGGACAGGGACAG CTGGTGACCTGCTCTGGCGCTTTTAAGGAAGGTTCTCTAAGGATCATTCGGAACGGTATTGGAATCCACGAGCACGCCAGTATTGACCTGCCTGGTATCAAAG GGTTATGGCCTCTTCGCTCGGAGGCGGGCAGAGAGACCGACGACATGCTGGTGCTTTCTTTCGTTGGCCAAACCAG AGTGCTGATGCTGAGCggagaggaggtggaggagacCGAACTTCCGGGGTTTGTCGATAACCAGCAGACTTTCTTTTGCGGAAACGTCGCTCACCAGCAGCTCATTCAG ATTACTTCAGGTTCGGTGCGACTGGTCACGCAGGACAGCAAGGCTTTGACTAGCGAATGGAAGGAGCCTCAGGGAAGGAACATCAGCGTGGCTGCTTGCAACTCCACCCAGGTGGTGCTCGCGGTGGGACGAGTGCTCTACTACCTACAGATCCTCAGTGGAGAACTAAAGCAGATCAG TTCCACGGAGATGGAGCACGAGGTGGCGTGTTTGGACATCACTCCTCTCGGGGAGAGCAGCGGAGAGTCCAGCCTGTGTGCCGTCGGTCTGTGGACGGACATTTCGGCCCGAGTCCTCCGCCTGCCCTGCTTTAGTCCTCTGCATAAGGAGATGCTGGGTGGAG AGATCATTCCACGTTCGATCCTGATGACCACGTTTGAAGGCAGCCATTACTTGCTGTGTGCTCTGGGAGACGGCGCTCTCTTCTACTTTGGCCTGGACTTGGAGACAG gcactTTGACGGAGCGGAAGAAGGTGACTCTGGGGACTCAGCCCACGGTGCTCCGTACCTTTCGCTCTCTTTCCACCTCCAACGTCTTTGCGTGCTCGGACAGACCCACAGTCATCTACTCCAGCAACCACAAGCTCGTCTTCTCCAACGTCAACCTCAAAGAGGTCAACTACATGTGCCCTCTCAACTCCGAGGGCTACCCCGACAG CTTGGCTCTGGCCAATAACAGCACTCTGACCATCGGCACTATCGACGAAATCCAGAAGCTCCACATTCGCACTGTTCCTCTGTACGAATCACCCAA gaggaTCTGTTATCAGGAGGTGTCCCAGTGTTTCGGCGTGCTCTCCAGTCGAGTGGAGATGCAGGACGTAAACGGAACCACGGCTCCCGTACGCCCCAGCGCTAGCACGCAG GCTCTGTCGAGCAGCGTGAGCTCCAGTAAGCTCTTCCCCAGCAGCACCTCTCCTCATGAGACCTCCTTCggggaggaggtggaggtgcaCAGCCTGCTCGTGGTGGATCAGCACACTTTCGAAG TGCTTCACGCCCACCAGTTTCTGCCCAGCGAGTACGCACTGAGCCTGGTGTCCTGTAAACTGGGGAAAGATCCCGCCGTCTACTTCATCGTCGGCACCGCTATGGTCTACCCTGAGGAGGCGGAGCCTAAGCAGGGTCGCATCATCGTCTTCCACTACACGGACG GTAAACTGCAGACCGTAGCGGAGAAAGAGGTGAAAGGCGCGGTCTACTCCATCGTGGAATTTAACGGCAAACTGTTGGCCAGCATCAACAGCACT gtgcgcCTTTATGAGTGGACGGCAGAAAAAGAGCTGAGGACTGAGTGTAATCACTACAACAACATCATGGCTCTGTATCTGAAGACCAAAGGGGACTTCATACTGGTGGGAGATCTGATGAGGTCGGTGCTGCTGCTGGCCTACAAACCCATGGAGGGGAATTTCGAGGAG ATCGCTCGAGACTTCAACCCGAACTGGATGAGTGCAGTGGAGATCCTGGACGATGATAATTTCCTCGGTGCAGAGAACGCGTTTAACCTTTTCGTGTGCCAGAAAGACAG cgctGCCACCACCGATGAGGAGCGTCAGCATTTACAGGAAGTGGGTGTGTTCCACCTGGGTGAATTTGTGAACGTGTTCTGTCACGGTTCCCTCGTGCTGCAGAACCTCGGCGAGAGCTCTACTCCTACACAGGGTTCTGTGCTGTTTGGAACCGTTAACGGGATGATCG GGCTGGTGACGTCGCTGTCAGAGGGCTGGTACAGTTTACTGATGGATTTACAGAATCGACTCAACAAGGTCATTAAGAGTGTGGGAAAGATCGAGCACAGCTT CTGGAGATCCTTCAATACGGAGAGGAAGACTGAACAGGCCACGGGTTTCATCGACGGAGATCTGATCGAAAGCTTCTTAGACCTGGGACGAGCCAAAATGCAGGAAGTGGTCAGCACACTACAG atcgATGACGGCAGCGGGATGAAGCGAGAGGCCACGGTGGATGAAGTGATTAAGATAGTAGAGGAACTCACCAGGATCCACTAA